The following coding sequences lie in one Mus musculus strain C57BL/6J chromosome 11, GRCm38.p6 C57BL/6J genomic window:
- the Arhgap27 gene encoding rho GTPase-activating protein 27 isoform 2 (isoform 2 is encoded by transcript variant 2), with translation MVDMISKLVRRQSRALRAQVDDPPEPVYANVERQPRATSPRSAAAPPRLSPVWETHTDTGTGRPYYYNPDTGVTTWESPFETPEGTTSPATSRASVGSGESLETEWGQYWDEESRRVFFYNPLTGETAWEDETEELEEDHQEQLEMQPSLSPRSPGQQRPPTPETDYPELLASYPEEDYSPVGSFSDPGPASPLVAPPGWSCQITPDKQMLYTNQFTQEQWVRLEDQHGKPYFYNPEDSSVQWELPQVPIPAPRSVRKSSQDSDTPAQASPPEEKIKTLDKAGVLHRTKTVDKGKRLRKKHWSTSWTVLEGGVLTFFKDSKTSAAGGLRQPSKLSTPEYTVELKGASLSWAPKDKSSKKNVLELRSRDGSEYLIQHDSEAIISTWHKAIAEGISELSADLLQGEEGEPSSADFGSSERLGSWREEDVRQNAASPSLSPGGLESDLSRVRHKLRKFLQRRPTLQSLRDKGYIKDQVFGCALAQLCERERSPVPRFVQQCIRTVEARGLDIDGLYRISGNLATIQKLRYKVDHDERLDLDDGRWEDVHVITGALKLFFRELPEPLFPFSHFHQFIAAIKLQDPAQRSRCVRDLVRTLPAPNQDTLRLLIQHLCRVIEHGEQNRMTVQNVAIVFGPTLLRPEMEEASMPMTMVFQNQVVELILHQCADIFPPH, from the exons ATGGTGGATATGATTTCAAAACTGGTCAGAAGGCAGAGCCGGGCCCTGCGGGCACAG GTGGACGACCCCCCGGAACCAGTGTATGCCAATGTAGAGAGGCAACCTCGGGCCACGTCGCCTCGCTCAGCTGCAGCTCCTCCTCGGCTCAGCCCAGTGtgggagacacacacagacacgggcACTGGGCGCCCCTACTACTACAACCCCGACACGGGCGTGACCACCTGGGAGTCACCCTTTGAAACACCTGAAGGCACCACCAGCCCGGCCACCTCCCGGGCCTCTGTGGGTAGCGGGGAGAGCCTGGAGACAGAGTGGGGCCAGTACTGGGATGAGGAGAGCCGCAGGGTCTTCTTCTACAACCCCTTGACCGGTGAGACGGCCTGGGAGGACGAGAccgaggagctggaggaagatcACCAGGAACAACTGGAAATGCAACCCAGCCTGAGCCCGCGAAGCCCCGGGCAGCAGAGG CCCCCAACTCCTGAAACAGACTACCCCGAATTACTGGCCAGTTACCCTGAAGAGGACTACTCTCCTGTGGGCTCCTTCAGTGATCCGGGCCCCGCTTCTCCTTTGGTTGCACCCCCTGGCTGGTCCTGTCAAATTACCCCAGACAAACAGATGCTCTACACCAACCAGTTCACTCAAGAGCAG TGGGTAAGGTTGGAGGACCAGCACGGGAAGCCATATTTCTACAACCCAGAGGACTCCTCTGTTCAGTGGGAGCTACCCCAG GTCCCGATCCCTGCCCCCCGAAGTGTCCGCAAATCCAGCCAGGATAGCGACactccagcccaggctagccctccaGAGGAGAAG ATCAAGACTCTGGACAAGGCAGGAGTCCTCCATCGTACCAAGACGGTAGACAAGGGGAAGAGACTTCG GAAGAAACACTGGAGCACCTCCTGGACAGTGTTGGAGGGCGGGGTCCTGACCTTCTTCAAGGACTCAAAGACCTCAGCTGCAGGCGGCCTG AGGCAGCCTTCCAAGCTCTCCACCCCTGAATACACAGTCGAACTGAAGGGGGCCTCTCTCTCTTGGGCCCCCAAAGACAAATCCAGCAAGAAGAATGTGTTAGAG CTTCGAAGCCGAGATGGCTCGGAGTACCTGATCCAGCACGACTCCGAAGCCATCATCAGCACCTGGCACAAAGCCATTGCCGAAGGCATCTCAGAGCTG TCTGCAGACCTGCTCCAAGGGGAGGAAGGTGAGCCCAGCAGTGCTGATTTCGGGTCCAGTGAGCGCCTCGGAAGCTGGCGGGAGGAGGATGTACGGCAGAACGCAG CCTCACCCTCGCTCAGCCCCGGAGGCCTGGAAAGCGACTTGAGCAGAGTCCGGCACAAGCTCCGTAAATTCCTACAGAGACGACCCACTCTGCAGTCTTTGCGGGACAAGGGCTACATCAAAG ACCAGGTGTTTGGATGCGCGCTGGCTCAACTGTGTGAGCGCGAGAGGAGCCCTGTGCCACGCTTCGTGCAGCAATGCATCCGCACCGTCGAGGCCCGGG GGCTGGATATTGATGGGCTGTACCGCATCAGTGGGAACCTGGCTACCATCCAGAAGCTGCGCTATAAGGTGGATCACG ATGAACGCTTGGACTTGGACGACGGGCGCTGGGAAGACGTCCACGTGATCACGGGTGCCCTGAAGCTCTTCTTCCGAGAGCTGCCggaacctctcttccccttctcgcACTTCCACCAGTTCATAGCAGCCATTA AGCTGCAGGACCCAGCCCAGCGCAGCCGCTGCGTGCGTGACCTGGTGCGCACGCTGCCAGCTCCCAACCAGGACACGCTCCGACTGCTCATCCAGCATCTCTGCCG